A part of Thermus islandicus DSM 21543 genomic DNA contains:
- a CDS encoding pilus assembly FimT family protein: MRKRGLTVIELLVVIGVLAVVLALAATNLFGFRRQLTLEDAVNTFTQDLQTCRTNALSWGDNCRIRITGSQTYVMERRVGAGSYSVVLAQSLPSGTSFANVSTGAWLEFDPRTLLSTSPGFPSTGGGVVAPEVRIANGSKTFRLILSMTGAVKTALQ, encoded by the coding sequence TTGAGGAAAAGGGGGCTTACCGTTATAGAGTTGCTCGTCGTTATCGGCGTATTGGCGGTGGTCCTGGCCCTTGCTGCGACCAACCTCTTTGGCTTTCGCCGCCAGCTGACCCTGGAAGACGCCGTCAACACCTTCACCCAAGACCTACAAACCTGCCGCACCAACGCCCTGTCTTGGGGAGACAACTGCCGCATCCGCATCACAGGGAGCCAGACCTACGTCATGGAGAGAAGGGTGGGCGCCGGTTCTTACTCCGTGGTGCTCGCACAAAGCCTACCTTCTGGGACCAGCTTCGCCAATGTCTCTACTGGGGCCTGGTTGGAGTTTGATCCCCGCACCCTCCTGAGCACCAGTCCAGGTTTCCCCAGCACGGGCGGGGGCGTGGTGGCCCCGGAGGTGCGGATCGCCAACGGCAGCAAGACCTTCCGGCTTATCCTCTCCATGACCGGAGCCGTAAAGACGGCACTCCAGTGA
- a CDS encoding uracil-DNA glycosylase, giving the protein MTLELLEAQAKACTACRLKEGRTQVVFGEGDPDARLMIVGEGPGEEEDRTGRPFVGKAGQLLNRILEAAGIRREEVYITNIVKCRPPHNRAPLPDEARICTEKWLLKQIELVAPQILVPLGAVAAEFFLGEKVSITKVRGRWYEWHGIKVFPMFHPAYLLRNPSRAPGSPKHLTWLDIQEVKRALEVLPPKERRQVRTVSQEPLF; this is encoded by the coding sequence ATGACCCTGGAACTCCTGGAAGCCCAGGCCAAGGCCTGCACCGCCTGCCGCCTCAAGGAGGGGCGCACCCAGGTGGTCTTCGGGGAGGGGGACCCGGACGCCCGGCTCATGATCGTGGGGGAGGGCCCGGGAGAGGAAGAAGACCGGACGGGCCGGCCCTTCGTGGGCAAGGCCGGGCAGCTTTTAAACCGCATCCTCGAGGCCGCAGGAATCCGCAGAGAGGAGGTCTACATCACCAACATCGTGAAGTGCCGCCCTCCCCATAACCGCGCCCCCCTCCCCGACGAGGCGAGGATCTGCACGGAAAAGTGGCTTCTCAAGCAGATAGAGCTCGTCGCCCCCCAGATCCTCGTGCCCCTGGGGGCGGTGGCCGCGGAGTTCTTCCTGGGGGAGAAGGTCTCCATCACCAAGGTCCGGGGCCGGTGGTACGAGTGGCACGGGATCAAGGTCTTCCCCATGTTCCACCCCGCCTACCTCCTGAGGAACCCGAGCCGGGCCCCGGGAAGCCCCAAGCACCTCACCTGGCTGGACATCCAGGAGGTCAAGCGGGCCTTGGAGGTCCTTCCCCCCAAGGAGCGCCGCCAGGTGCGGACGGTCAGCCAGGAGCCCCTCTTCTAG
- the plsY gene encoding glycerol-3-phosphate 1-O-acyltransferase PlsY produces the protein MGSVLLVLFLAYLFGSVPAGVLVARTYGVDLRKVGSGNIGATNVLRALGWGPALVVAFFDVFKGGIAVLIARAFGLSGWMLGGVALMAVLGHTYSLFLGFRGGKGVATSFGTLLFLDPLLALFTFPIGVSVMLLTRYVSAGSLTGGVASFVLALALGRPLWEVATVLLMVLLLFWTHRENLKRLQEGTERRLGERVEVR, from the coding sequence ATGGGATCTGTGCTCCTGGTCCTTTTCCTCGCCTACCTCTTCGGCTCCGTGCCCGCCGGGGTGCTGGTGGCTAGGACCTATGGGGTGGACCTGCGCAAGGTGGGCTCGGGGAACATCGGGGCCACCAACGTCCTGAGGGCGCTCGGGTGGGGGCCAGCCCTGGTGGTGGCCTTCTTTGATGTCTTCAAGGGGGGAATCGCCGTGCTTATCGCCCGGGCCTTCGGGCTTTCCGGCTGGATGCTGGGCGGGGTGGCCCTGATGGCGGTCCTGGGACACACCTACTCCCTCTTTCTCGGCTTCAGGGGGGGGAAAGGGGTGGCTACGAGCTTCGGCACCCTCCTTTTCCTGGACCCCTTGCTCGCCCTCTTCACCTTCCCCATCGGGGTGAGCGTGATGCTCCTCACCCGCTACGTCTCGGCGGGGAGCTTGACCGGGGGGGTGGCGAGCTTTGTCCTCGCCCTGGCCCTGGGGAGGCCCCTTTGGGAGGTGGCCACGGTCCTCCTCATGGTCCTCCTCCTCTTCTGGACCCACCGGGAAAACCTAAAGCGCCTCCAGGAGGGGACGGAAAGGCGTTTGGGGGAGCGGGTGGAGGTGCGCTAG
- a CDS encoding type IV pilus modification PilV family protein, with the protein MRRSHGLTLVEVLIALLILGLVAGAFTTTLVSSLRMNSDDRIRARAIAAAETWLDRFRAKSLDFNAFTTAQRYPYGYNYASDPTFVAAGDPNPTVLNQEWGPFRFTVQTRSFSTSPQVWTVTVTTFYRKTGGGEASFALSTLVYQ; encoded by the coding sequence ATGAGGCGCTCCCACGGTCTTACCTTGGTTGAGGTGTTGATCGCTCTTTTGATCCTAGGCCTGGTGGCCGGAGCGTTCACCACTACGTTGGTCTCCAGCTTGCGGATGAACAGCGACGACCGAATCAGGGCCCGGGCTATCGCCGCGGCAGAGACCTGGCTGGACCGGTTCCGGGCCAAAAGCCTGGACTTTAACGCCTTCACTACGGCGCAGCGCTACCCCTACGGCTACAACTATGCCAGCGATCCCACGTTTGTGGCCGCAGGCGACCCCAACCCCACAGTCCTGAACCAGGAGTGGGGTCCGTTCCGGTTCACCGTCCAGACCCGGAGCTTCTCCACTTCTCCCCAGGTCTGGACCGTAACCGTGACCACGTTTTACAGAAAGACGGGAGGAGGTGAGGCTAGCTTTGCTCTCAGCACGCTCGTATACCAATAG
- the hisD gene encoding histidinol dehydrogenase, with amino-acid sequence MIYRPEEVRPRFARRGLSFDPKVEEIVRGILAAVREEGDRALDRFSLDLDGHPVEEIPKRAWRQAYEDLDEGLRDALETARERIEAFYREEARGGFLRADESGVLGQLVRPLARVGVYVPGGSAPLLSSLLMTVVPAKVAGVEEVVVASPPRVHPGILAAAWVAGADRLFAMGGAQAIAALAYGTERVPRVDKIVGPGNAYVVAAKRQVFGVVGLDGLAGPTETLIIADGSASPRLLAADLLAQAEHGPDSEPWLLSPDLPLLERVEAELSQKIQDLPRAEVARKALERGGLVLTRDLEEAFALANLYAPEHLCLALADPLPWLGRVQNAGGVFLGEGSPEALGDYIAGPSHVMPTSGTARFQGGLAVRDFLKVIPVLGLSEGAVRTLAEKGALLARAEGLEGHARSLDLRR; translated from the coding sequence ATGATCTACCGCCCGGAGGAGGTACGGCCGCGCTTCGCCCGCCGGGGCCTTTCCTTTGACCCCAAGGTGGAGGAGATCGTCCGGGGGATCCTCGCCGCGGTGCGGGAGGAAGGGGACAGGGCCCTGGACCGCTTCAGCCTGGATCTGGACGGCCACCCGGTGGAGGAGATCCCCAAGAGGGCTTGGCGCCAGGCCTATGAGGACCTGGACGAAGGGCTGCGCGACGCCTTGGAGACGGCCAGGGAGCGCATTGAGGCCTTCTACCGTGAGGAGGCCCGGGGAGGGTTCCTCCGGGCGGACGAAAGCGGGGTCCTGGGCCAGCTGGTGCGCCCCCTGGCCCGGGTGGGGGTCTACGTGCCCGGGGGGAGCGCCCCCTTGCTTTCCAGCCTCCTCATGACCGTGGTCCCCGCTAAGGTGGCGGGGGTGGAGGAGGTGGTGGTGGCAAGCCCCCCCAGGGTGCACCCCGGGATCCTGGCGGCCGCCTGGGTGGCCGGGGCAGACCGCCTCTTCGCCATGGGGGGGGCCCAGGCCATCGCCGCCCTGGCCTACGGCACCGAGCGGGTACCCCGGGTGGACAAGATCGTGGGCCCGGGCAACGCCTATGTGGTGGCGGCCAAGCGGCAAGTGTTCGGCGTGGTGGGCCTGGACGGCCTGGCGGGGCCCACGGAAACCCTCATCATCGCCGACGGCTCCGCCTCCCCCCGGCTTCTTGCCGCCGACCTCCTGGCCCAGGCGGAGCACGGGCCCGACTCCGAGCCCTGGCTCCTTTCCCCGGACCTGCCCCTTTTGGAGAGGGTGGAGGCGGAGCTTTCCCAAAAGATCCAGGACCTGCCCCGGGCCGAGGTGGCCAGGAAGGCCCTGGAAAGGGGAGGGCTCGTCCTCACCCGGGACCTCGAGGAGGCCTTTGCCCTCGCCAACCTCTACGCCCCGGAGCACCTCTGCCTGGCCCTCGCCGACCCCCTGCCCTGGCTCGGCCGGGTGCAAAACGCCGGAGGGGTCTTCCTGGGGGAGGGAAGCCCCGAGGCCCTGGGGGACTACATCGCCGGGCCCAGCCACGTGATGCCCACCTCGGGGACGGCCCGCTTCCAGGGGGGCTTGGCGGTGCGGGACTTCCTCAAGGTGATTCCCGTGCTGGGGCTTTCGGAAGGGGCCGTGCGGACCTTGGCCGAAAAGGGGGCCCTCCTGGCCCGGGCGGAGGGCCTCGAGGGCCACGCCCGCT
- the bshB1 gene encoding bacillithiol biosynthesis deacetylase BshB1 yields MLDLLVIAPHPDDGELGCGGTLARAKAEGLSTGILDLTRGEMGTKGTPEEREKEVAEASRILGLDFRGNLGLPDGGLADLPEPRLLLAGALRRLRPRIVLAPLEADRHPDHTAASRLVVAAVHFSALKKAPLEGEPHRVERLFFYPGNHPFTPGFLVKISAFIDLWERAVLAYRSQFSGEAASETVGPKGVEARKALRRYWGNYLGVDYAEPFLSPLPLLTTPWARP; encoded by the coding sequence ATGCTTGACCTCTTGGTCATCGCCCCCCACCCCGACGACGGGGAGCTCGGGTGCGGGGGGACCTTGGCCCGGGCCAAGGCGGAGGGGCTTTCCACGGGGATCCTGGACCTCACCCGGGGGGAGATGGGCACCAAGGGCACCCCGGAGGAGCGGGAGAAGGAGGTGGCCGAAGCGAGCCGGATCCTGGGCCTGGACTTTCGGGGAAACCTCGGGCTTCCCGATGGGGGGCTTGCCGACCTCCCTGAGCCGAGGCTCCTTCTGGCGGGGGCCCTGCGGCGGCTCAGGCCCCGGATCGTCCTCGCCCCCCTCGAGGCCGACCGCCACCCCGACCACACCGCAGCGAGCCGCCTCGTGGTGGCCGCGGTCCACTTTTCCGCCCTCAAAAAGGCCCCCCTCGAGGGGGAGCCCCACCGGGTGGAGCGGCTCTTCTTCTACCCTGGCAACCACCCCTTCACCCCGGGCTTCCTGGTGAAGATCTCCGCCTTCATAGACCTGTGGGAGCGGGCGGTATTGGCCTACCGGAGCCAGTTCTCGGGGGAGGCGGCCAGCGAGACCGTGGGGCCCAAGGGGGTGGAAGCCCGCAAGGCCCTGCGCCGCTACTGGGGAAACTACTTGGGGGTGGACTACGCCGAGCCCTTCCTGAGCCCCCTTCCCCTCCTCACCACCCCTTGGGCCCGCCCCTGA
- a CDS encoding nucleotidyltransferase family protein → MRKEEVLALLRCRWPELCALGVEGLYLFGSVARGEATPGSDVDLLVVLASPPGFEGYWRVKEFLESVLGNPVDLVMKGALKPWAAPQVLREAVRVA, encoded by the coding sequence GTGCGGAAGGAGGAGGTCCTGGCCCTGCTTCGCTGCCGCTGGCCTGAGCTTTGCGCCTTAGGGGTGGAGGGACTTTACCTCTTTGGCTCGGTAGCCCGGGGTGAGGCCACACCCGGGAGCGATGTGGACCTTCTAGTGGTTTTAGCTTCTCCCCCCGGTTTTGAGGGCTACTGGCGGGTAAAGGAGTTTTTGGAATCCGTTCTGGGGAACCCCGTGGACCTGGTGATGAAGGGGGCTTTGAAGCCATGGGCGGCTCCTCAGGTGTTGAGGGAGGCCGTTCGTGTCGCGTAG